One segment of Paraburkholderia sp. PGU19 DNA contains the following:
- a CDS encoding FAD-binding protein has protein sequence MNSGSSIHWDEEVDVLVFGAGAAGMTTALIAQHEGLDVLLCEKTDAVGGITSTSGGTTWVPGTQLSVDAGVPDSVDDARRFLQSVVGERGGDEAREAFLQSGPLAIDELQRISDVQFVAAAAHPDYVTGPGAAFGGRALAPLPFDARVLNKDFARVRPPRKEFMGLGGMMVNRSDLGALLSPFGSFSNFRRTVEVVGRYVIDRMRFPRGTQLVMGNALAARLFYSLRKRGVAVRFETPLVELVREQGRVTGAVVGAPSGKQRRIGARRGVVLATGGVTRHPALRKQLFPTAAQPLSLSPDTHTGDGVSRALAVDARLENGGDSPGLWMPCSIRRSPGGDDSVWPHIILDRAKPGLIAVNSRGERFVNESNSYHDFVMGMLRDDGHGPSVPAHLIVDADFIRDYGLGLLMPGRSRARIAEFERAGYLVKGDSLAALAAKLNVDAAGLARTVETYNRDAASGNDPAFGRGSSPMSRFNGDAAQKPNPCIRPLGKGPYYAVTVWPADLACSAGLSGTANGELLDANGNVIPGLFACGNDLASIFRGTYPGPGTTLGPAIVFGWRVAKYIAGKLDDTASNSRTRVDACVGAAHR, from the coding sequence ATGAATTCTGGCAGCAGCATCCATTGGGACGAAGAAGTCGATGTGCTCGTGTTCGGCGCGGGCGCGGCGGGCATGACAACCGCGTTGATCGCGCAGCATGAGGGCCTGGACGTTCTCTTGTGCGAAAAGACGGACGCGGTCGGCGGCATCACGTCGACGTCGGGCGGCACGACCTGGGTGCCGGGCACGCAACTGAGCGTCGATGCGGGCGTGCCCGACAGCGTCGACGACGCGCGCCGGTTTCTGCAATCGGTGGTCGGCGAACGCGGCGGCGACGAAGCCCGCGAGGCCTTCCTGCAAAGCGGTCCGCTCGCCATCGACGAATTGCAGCGCATCAGCGACGTCCAGTTCGTCGCGGCGGCCGCGCATCCGGACTATGTGACGGGGCCGGGCGCGGCATTCGGTGGCCGCGCGCTGGCGCCCTTGCCTTTCGACGCCCGCGTGCTGAACAAGGATTTCGCGCGCGTGCGCCCGCCGCGCAAGGAATTCATGGGCCTTGGCGGGATGATGGTCAATCGCAGCGACCTTGGCGCGCTGCTCAGTCCGTTCGGATCGTTCAGCAATTTCAGGCGCACCGTCGAAGTGGTCGGCCGTTATGTAATCGACCGCATGCGTTTTCCGCGCGGCACGCAACTCGTGATGGGCAACGCGCTCGCCGCCCGGCTCTTCTACAGCCTGCGCAAGCGCGGCGTGGCAGTGCGCTTCGAAACGCCGCTCGTCGAACTGGTTCGCGAGCAAGGTCGCGTGACGGGCGCCGTAGTCGGTGCGCCTAGCGGCAAGCAGCGGCGCATTGGCGCGCGTCGCGGTGTCGTGCTCGCCACAGGTGGTGTCACGCGGCATCCGGCGCTGCGCAAACAGTTGTTTCCGACTGCCGCCCAACCGCTGTCGTTGTCTCCCGACACCCACACGGGCGACGGCGTCAGTCGCGCGCTCGCCGTCGATGCGCGGCTCGAAAACGGCGGCGACAGCCCCGGGCTCTGGATGCCCTGCTCGATCCGCCGTTCGCCCGGCGGCGACGATAGCGTGTGGCCGCATATCATCCTCGATCGCGCGAAGCCGGGGCTCATCGCGGTGAACAGCCGGGGCGAGCGGTTCGTCAACGAATCCAACTCCTATCACGACTTCGTGATGGGCATGCTGCGCGACGACGGCCATGGCCCGAGCGTGCCGGCGCATCTGATCGTCGATGCAGACTTTATCCGCGACTATGGTCTGGGCCTGCTGATGCCGGGGCGAAGCCGAGCGCGCATTGCGGAGTTCGAGCGCGCCGGGTATCTGGTCAAAGGCGACTCGCTGGCCGCGCTGGCGGCGAAGTTGAACGTGGACGCGGCGGGGCTTGCGCGCACTGTCGAGACCTACAACCGCGATGCCGCATCGGGCAACGACCCCGCGTTCGGCCGTGGTTCCAGCCCGATGAGCCGGTTCAATGGCGACGCGGCGCAGAAGCCTAATCCATGCATCCGTCCGTTGGGCAAAGGTCCGTATTACGCCGTGACCGTGTGGCCTGCCGACCTCGCTTGCAGCGCAGGACTGAGCGGCACTGCGAACGGCGAACTGCTCGATGCGAACGGCAACGTGATACCTGGACTCTTCGCGTGCGGCAACGATCTCGCTTCGATCTTTCGCGGCACGTATCCTGGACCCGGCACGACGTTAGGTCCGGCAATCGTGTTCGGATGGCGCGTTGCGAAGTACATCGCGGGTAAGCTGGATGACACCGCTTCGAATAGCCGGACGCGCGTGGATGCCTGCGTGGGAGCGGCACACCGATGA
- a CDS encoding gamma-glutamylcyclotransferase family protein, which translates to MSAMARIRGFVVALALVSSAAHAQTTGFWGTRLPDPPTQFIFGYGSLINTPSRNDTAGKPVAAIPVRVAAAFGYVRSWNDRARTGFTALGLRRPSEGEAPMTINGVIYPVAGNDMSAFDEREKGYVRVEVPRALIEAVSWQPLPAQGTVWVYVPKAEGKAPGEGLPVPDARFPLVESYIDVVIEGGLEYGPEFAREIIETTRDWSPYWLNDRTLARRPWVFDKQFAKVDALLASSAPCFAQRAFSEDYAAASAAIAKRKGDVCLREAHAR; encoded by the coding sequence ATGTCGGCGATGGCCAGGATTCGAGGATTTGTTGTCGCACTGGCGCTCGTTAGCTCGGCGGCGCACGCACAGACTACCGGCTTCTGGGGAACACGTCTTCCCGATCCGCCGACGCAGTTCATCTTCGGCTACGGCTCACTCATCAACACCCCATCGCGCAACGACACGGCCGGCAAACCGGTTGCGGCGATTCCGGTGCGCGTTGCGGCGGCGTTCGGCTATGTGCGTAGCTGGAACGACCGCGCGCGAACCGGCTTCACGGCACTCGGCCTGCGGCGTCCGTCCGAGGGTGAGGCGCCGATGACAATCAACGGCGTGATCTATCCCGTTGCCGGCAACGACATGTCCGCGTTCGATGAGCGCGAGAAGGGATATGTGCGCGTCGAGGTGCCGCGCGCGCTCATCGAGGCCGTATCGTGGCAGCCGCTGCCGGCACAGGGAACTGTCTGGGTCTACGTGCCGAAAGCCGAAGGCAAGGCGCCGGGCGAAGGGCTTCCGGTTCCAGACGCCAGGTTTCCGCTCGTCGAGTCGTATATCGATGTCGTGATCGAGGGCGGGCTCGAGTACGGGCCGGAATTCGCGCGCGAGATCATCGAGACGACCCGGGACTGGAGTCCCTACTGGCTCAACGACCGCACGCTCGCACGCCGGCCCTGGGTGTTCGACAAGCAGTTCGCGAAGGTCGATGCGCTGCTCGCGTCGTCGGCGCCCTGCTTCGCGCAGCGAGCGTTTTCCGAAGACTATGCTGCCGCGAGCGCCGCTATCGCCAAACGCAAAGGCGATGTGTGCCTTCGTGAGGCGCACGCTCGCTAG
- the acnB gene encoding bifunctional aconitate hydratase 2/2-methylisocitrate dehydratase, translated as MLENFRAHVAARAALGIPPLPLTAQQTAELVELLTNPPAGEEQTLLDLITNRVPAGVDEAARVKAGFLAAVAKGETACALISRARATELLGTMLGGYNIQPLIELLSDAEVGAAAAEALKKTLLMFDQFHDVKELADKGNANARAVMQSWADAEWFTSRPEVPQSLTITVFKVTGETNTDDLSPAPDATTRPDIPLHALAMLKNARPGITPEEDGKRGPVKFIESLKEKGHLVAYVGDVVGTGSSRKSATNSVLWFTGEDIPFIPNKRFGGVCLGSKIAPIFYNTMEDAGALPIELDVSKMEMGDVVELRPYEGKALKNGEVIAEFQVKSDVLFDEVRAGGRIPLIIGRGLTAKAREALGLAPSTLFRLPQQPADSGKGFSLAQKMVGRACGLPEGQGVRPGTYCEPRMTSVGSQDTTGPMTRDELKDLACLGFSADLVMQSFCHTAAYPKPVDVKTHQTLPNFISNRGGIALRPGDGVIHSWLNRMLLPDTVGTGGDSHTRFPIGISFPAGSGLVAFAAATGTMPLDMPESVLVRFKGKMQPGVTLRDLVNAIPLYAIKQGMLTVAKQGKKNIFSGRILEIEGLPDLKVEQAFELSDASAERSAAGCSVHLNKEPIIEYLNSNITLLKWMIAEGYQDPRSLQRRIKAMEQWLADPQLLSPDADAEYAAVIEIDLADIHEPIVACPNDPDDVKTLSDVAGAKIDEVFIGSCMTNIGHFRAASKLLEGKRDIPVKLWVAPPTKMDQKQLTEEGHYGVFGTAGARTEMPGCSLCMGNQAQVREGATVMSTSTRNFPNRLGKNTNVYLGSAELAAICSRLGKIPSKEEYMADMGVLNANGDKIYQYMNFDQIEDFKEVADTVQM; from the coding sequence ATGCTTGAAAACTTTCGTGCTCATGTAGCCGCGCGCGCCGCGCTCGGCATTCCTCCCCTGCCGCTGACGGCTCAGCAGACCGCCGAGCTGGTGGAACTGCTGACAAACCCGCCCGCCGGCGAAGAGCAGACCCTGCTCGACCTGATCACCAACCGCGTGCCCGCAGGCGTGGACGAAGCCGCGCGCGTGAAGGCGGGCTTCCTGGCCGCCGTGGCCAAAGGCGAGACCGCCTGCGCGCTGATCTCGCGCGCCCGCGCCACCGAACTGCTCGGCACGATGCTGGGCGGCTACAACATCCAGCCGCTGATCGAGCTGCTGTCCGACGCGGAAGTGGGCGCCGCCGCCGCTGAAGCGCTGAAGAAAACCCTCCTGATGTTCGACCAGTTCCACGACGTCAAGGAACTGGCCGACAAGGGCAACGCCAACGCCCGCGCTGTGATGCAAAGCTGGGCCGACGCCGAGTGGTTCACCAGCCGTCCGGAAGTGCCGCAAAGTCTGACCATCACCGTGTTCAAGGTGACGGGCGAAACCAACACCGACGACCTGTCGCCGGCCCCGGACGCCACCACCCGCCCGGACATCCCGCTGCACGCGCTGGCGATGCTGAAGAACGCCCGTCCCGGCATCACGCCGGAAGAAGACGGCAAGCGTGGTCCCGTCAAGTTCATCGAGTCGCTGAAGGAAAAGGGCCACCTGGTCGCGTACGTGGGCGACGTGGTCGGCACCGGCTCCTCGCGCAAGTCGGCTACGAACTCGGTGCTGTGGTTCACGGGTGAAGACATCCCCTTCATCCCGAACAAGCGTTTTGGCGGCGTGTGCCTTGGCAGCAAGATCGCTCCGATCTTCTACAACACGATGGAAGATGCCGGCGCCCTGCCGATCGAACTCGACGTGTCGAAGATGGAAATGGGCGACGTGGTCGAACTGCGTCCCTACGAAGGCAAGGCGCTGAAGAACGGCGAAGTGATCGCCGAGTTTCAGGTCAAGTCCGACGTGCTGTTCGACGAAGTGCGCGCCGGTGGCCGCATTCCGCTGATCATCGGTCGCGGTCTTACCGCGAAGGCGCGTGAAGCGCTGGGCCTGGCTCCGTCCACGCTGTTCCGCCTGCCGCAGCAACCGGCCGACAGCGGCAAGGGCTTCTCGCTGGCACAGAAGATGGTTGGCCGCGCCTGCGGCCTGCCGGAAGGCCAGGGCGTCCGCCCGGGCACGTACTGCGAACCGCGCATGACCTCGGTCGGCTCGCAGGACACCACCGGCCCAATGACGCGCGACGAACTGAAAGACCTGGCGTGCCTGGGCTTCTCAGCAGATCTCGTCATGCAGTCGTTCTGCCACACGGCTGCGTATCCGAAGCCGGTGGACGTGAAGACCCATCAGACGCTGCCGAACTTCATCAGCAACCGTGGCGGCATCGCGCTGCGCCCGGGCGATGGCGTGATCCACTCGTGGTTGAACCGCATGCTGTTGCCCGACACGGTGGGCACGGGCGGCGACTCGCACACCCGCTTCCCGATCGGCATCAGCTTCCCGGCCGGTTCGGGCCTGGTCGCCTTTGCGGCCGCTACGGGCACGATGCCGCTGGACATGCCGGAATCGGTGCTGGTCCGCTTCAAGGGCAAGATGCAGCCGGGCGTGACCCTGCGTGACCTCGTCAACGCCATTCCGCTGTACGCGATCAAGCAAGGCATGCTGACGGTTGCCAAGCAGGGCAAGAAGAACATTTTCTCCGGCCGCATTCTCGAAATCGAAGGCCTGCCCGATCTGAAGGTCGAGCAAGCGTTCGAACTGTCGGATGCTTCTGCTGAGCGCTCGGCCGCCGGTTGCTCGGTCCACCTGAACAAGGAACCGATCATCGAATACCTCAACAGCAACATCACGCTGCTGAAGTGGATGATTGCCGAAGGCTACCAGGACCCGCGCAGCCTGCAGCGCCGTATCAAGGCGATGGAACAGTGGCTGGCCGACCCGCAACTGCTGTCGCCGGATGCCGACGCCGAGTACGCAGCCGTCATCGAGATCGACCTGGCCGACATCCACGAGCCGATCGTGGCTTGCCCAAATGATCCCGACGACGTGAAGACGCTGTCGGACGTGGCGGGTGCCAAGATCGACGAAGTGTTCATCGGCTCGTGCATGACCAACATCGGCCACTTCCGTGCCGCTTCGAAGCTGCTGGAAGGCAAGCGCGACATCCCCGTGAAGCTGTGGGTGGCGCCGCCGACCAAGATGGACCAGAAGCAGTTGACCGAGGAAGGCCACTATGGCGTCTTCGGCACGGCCGGCGCGCGTACTGAAATGCCTGGCTGCTCGCTGTGCATGGGCAACCAGGCACAAGTGCGCGAAGGCGCGACGGTTATGTCGACTTCGACGCGTAACTTCCCGAACCGCCTCGGCAAGAACACGAACGTGTATCTCGGCTCGGCGGAACTGGCGGCAATCTGCTCGCGCCTGGGCAAGATCCCGAGCAAAGAGGAGTACATGGCCGACATGGGCGTGCTCAACGCCAATGGCGACAAGATCTATCAGTACATGAACTTCGACCAGATCGAGGACTTCAAGGAAGTCGCCGACACGGTGCAGATGTAA
- a CDS encoding LacI family DNA-binding transcriptional regulator, which produces MPRSPDSPAPAADTAQARTPTSRARRNTGRTVLSDVAKLAGVSTATVSRVYNEPDKVSANVRERVEHAALTLNWFPNAAGRALASTRSHIAGIIIPTLDDQVFASQVSGMQAAFAARGITLVLGCSNYDPAQAIVQVRAMLARGVEAMAIVGEAHPAELFDALRLYRVPYAVTYAYREGSPHDCIGFDNHAAYVEITEHLIGLGHRSFAVCVQPTRDNDRVQARVAGIRSALERHGLAVRPEHMFEGESTIGFGRRSLRSIWQSAGEHPTAIICGNDHIALGVLREAEDLGIAIPGELSVTGFDDLAIAKEMRPALTTMRVDTAEIGRLAAQHLLDALDGKRVQHGHEVRAQLQVRESTGACPSPVSRRS; this is translated from the coding sequence ATGCCTCGCTCCCCTGATTCTCCCGCGCCCGCTGCCGACACGGCCCAGGCCCGCACGCCAACGAGCCGCGCCCGCCGCAATACAGGCCGCACGGTGCTCTCGGATGTCGCGAAACTCGCGGGGGTATCGACGGCGACCGTGTCGCGCGTTTACAACGAGCCGGACAAAGTCTCGGCCAACGTGCGTGAGCGCGTCGAGCACGCCGCGCTCACGCTCAACTGGTTTCCGAATGCGGCGGGACGCGCGCTCGCGTCGACGCGCAGCCATATCGCCGGCATCATCATTCCGACCCTTGACGATCAGGTGTTCGCCTCGCAGGTGAGCGGCATGCAGGCGGCGTTCGCGGCGCGCGGCATCACGCTCGTGCTCGGCTGCTCGAACTACGACCCCGCGCAGGCCATCGTGCAGGTGCGCGCGATGCTCGCGCGCGGCGTCGAGGCGATGGCTATCGTTGGTGAGGCGCATCCGGCCGAACTGTTCGATGCATTGCGGCTGTATCGGGTGCCTTATGCCGTCACGTATGCGTATCGCGAGGGCAGCCCGCACGACTGCATCGGCTTCGACAATCACGCGGCTTACGTTGAAATAACCGAACATCTGATTGGCCTCGGCCACCGCTCGTTCGCAGTCTGCGTCCAGCCGACTCGCGACAACGACCGGGTCCAGGCGCGCGTCGCGGGCATTCGCTCGGCGCTCGAACGACACGGCCTCGCCGTCAGGCCGGAGCACATGTTCGAAGGCGAATCGACGATCGGATTCGGGCGGCGCAGCTTGCGCTCGATCTGGCAATCGGCAGGCGAGCACCCGACCGCGATCATCTGCGGCAACGACCACATTGCGTTGGGCGTGCTGCGTGAGGCGGAGGATCTGGGGATCGCCATTCCGGGCGAATTGTCCGTCACGGGCTTCGACGATCTCGCGATCGCGAAAGAGATGCGCCCCGCACTCACGACCATGCGGGTCGACACCGCCGAAATTGGCAGACTTGCGGCGCAACACCTGCTCGACGCACTCGACGGCAAGCGGGTTCAGCATGGACATGAGGTGCGTGCGCAATTACAGGTTCGCGAGTCGACGGGGGCATGCCCGAGCCCGGTTTCGCGGCGATCCTGA
- a CDS encoding dihydrodipicolinate synthase family protein translates to MTSATHSATSIEGIVPVMLTPFDASGAIDYAGLERLIEWYIAHGSDALFAVAQSSEMQFLSLAERGELGRFVVEKVAGRIPIVVSGHISDDPDAQAEELGVAASTGAQGIVLVTNRLDPKHEGTEVFTANLKRLLKRLPSDIPLGLYECPAPYRRLLSDDELKMCIDTGRFIMLKDVSCDLQTVKRRVAIAQGSPLKILNANAAIAWDAMKAGSAGFNGVFTNFHPDLYKWLRNDAAQDPALAEELSTFLVLAAVSEALGYPALAKIYHQRIGTFESIRCRVIDYDVRERFWALDAVLDKIVAGTEHFRSRIAALGAPA, encoded by the coding sequence ATGACGAGCGCCACGCATTCCGCCACTTCAATCGAAGGCATCGTTCCCGTGATGCTGACACCGTTCGACGCTTCCGGCGCGATCGACTATGCCGGCCTCGAACGTCTGATCGAGTGGTACATCGCGCACGGCTCGGACGCGCTCTTTGCCGTCGCGCAGTCGAGCGAGATGCAGTTCCTGAGCCTCGCCGAGCGCGGTGAACTCGGCCGGTTCGTCGTCGAGAAGGTGGCGGGCCGCATTCCCATCGTGGTCTCCGGTCACATCAGCGACGACCCCGATGCGCAGGCGGAAGAGCTCGGCGTCGCGGCATCGACGGGCGCGCAAGGCATCGTGCTCGTGACGAACCGGCTCGATCCGAAGCACGAGGGAACGGAGGTCTTCACGGCCAATCTCAAGCGACTTCTCAAGCGCCTGCCGTCCGACATTCCGCTCGGCCTCTACGAGTGCCCGGCGCCGTACCGGCGGCTTCTCTCCGACGATGAACTGAAGATGTGCATCGACACGGGCCGCTTCATCATGCTGAAGGACGTGAGTTGCGATCTGCAGACCGTCAAGCGGCGCGTCGCGATAGCGCAGGGTTCGCCGCTGAAGATCCTGAACGCCAACGCGGCGATCGCGTGGGACGCGATGAAGGCCGGCTCGGCAGGCTTCAACGGCGTGTTCACGAACTTTCACCCGGACCTGTACAAGTGGCTGCGCAACGATGCAGCGCAGGACCCGGCACTCGCGGAGGAACTGTCGACGTTTCTCGTTCTCGCCGCCGTTTCGGAAGCGCTTGGCTATCCGGCGCTCGCGAAGATTTACCATCAGCGCATCGGCACGTTCGAATCGATTCGCTGCCGCGTGATCGACTACGACGTTCGCGAGCGCTTCTGGGCGCTCGATGCGGTGCTCGACAAGATCGTCGCCGGCACCGAGCATTTCCGCTCGCGCATCGCCGCGCTCGGCGCGCCCGCATGA
- a CDS encoding MFS transporter, translated as MSATSGHEQAPPKIRRAQIVALTLLMVSGIVNYLDRGTLAVANPLIRHDLGLSLGEMGLLLSAFSWSYALFQLPVGGLVDRVGPRKLLGIGLIVWSLAQAAGGFVSTFGWFILARIVLGIGEAPQFPSAARVVSNWFPLRARGKPTGIFNSASPLGTALAPLCLSILVVNFHWRWAFIVTGVVGLIVAVVWLAVYRDPAKATMTEEECGYLEGDEADHKPAPSVTFAEWRSLFSHGTTWGMLIGFFGSVYLNWVYLTWLPGYLTMERHMSLMHTGVAASIPFFCGFLGSLTAGWFSDLMTSRSTNPVGSRRNAVVIAMLGMVAFTIPAALVESNTIAIACISVVIFLANAASASSWALATAAAPPNRVGSLGAIQNFGGFLGGALAPILTGYIAQNWSFVPALLTAAGIAFVGAMSYVLLVRKPIEDKPAHVEAIRAQA; from the coding sequence ATGAGCGCAACCTCTGGCCACGAGCAGGCCCCACCGAAAATCCGCCGGGCCCAGATCGTGGCGCTCACGCTGTTGATGGTCAGCGGCATCGTCAACTATCTGGACCGTGGCACGCTCGCCGTCGCCAATCCGCTGATCCGACATGACCTCGGCTTGTCGCTGGGTGAGATGGGGCTGCTGCTCTCCGCGTTCTCGTGGAGCTATGCGCTATTTCAGTTGCCGGTGGGCGGTCTTGTCGATCGCGTCGGGCCGCGCAAGCTGCTCGGCATCGGCCTGATCGTCTGGTCGCTCGCGCAGGCCGCCGGCGGCTTCGTCTCGACCTTCGGCTGGTTCATCCTTGCGCGGATCGTGCTCGGCATCGGCGAGGCGCCACAGTTTCCGTCGGCGGCGCGCGTCGTCAGCAACTGGTTTCCACTGCGCGCCCGCGGCAAGCCGACGGGCATCTTCAACTCGGCGTCCCCGCTCGGCACAGCGCTCGCGCCGCTCTGCCTGTCAATCCTCGTGGTGAATTTCCACTGGCGCTGGGCGTTCATCGTGACGGGCGTCGTTGGCCTGATCGTGGCGGTCGTATGGCTTGCCGTGTATCGCGATCCCGCGAAGGCCACGATGACGGAAGAAGAGTGCGGTTATCTCGAAGGTGACGAGGCAGATCACAAGCCCGCGCCGTCGGTCACCTTCGCCGAGTGGCGTTCGCTGTTTTCGCATGGCACCACGTGGGGCATGCTGATCGGCTTTTTCGGTTCGGTCTACCTCAACTGGGTGTACCTGACGTGGCTGCCGGGCTACCTGACGATGGAACGCCACATGAGCCTGATGCATACGGGCGTCGCGGCATCGATTCCCTTCTTCTGCGGCTTTCTTGGCTCGCTCACGGCCGGGTGGTTCTCGGATCTCATGACGAGCCGCAGCACGAATCCCGTCGGGAGCCGTCGCAACGCGGTGGTAATCGCGATGCTTGGCATGGTCGCGTTCACGATTCCGGCGGCGCTCGTCGAGAGCAATACGATTGCGATTGCGTGCATCTCGGTGGTGATCTTCCTGGCCAACGCCGCTTCAGCCAGTTCCTGGGCGCTGGCGACGGCCGCCGCGCCGCCCAACCGCGTCGGCTCGCTCGGCGCGATCCAGAATTTCGGCGGATTCCTGGGCGGCGCCCTTGCTCCCATCCTGACGGGCTACATCGCGCAGAACTGGTCCTTCGTGCCCGCGCTGCTGACAGCGGCAGGTATCGCGTTCGTCGGTGCGATGAGCTATGTGCTGCTCGTACGCAAGCCGATCGAGGATAAGCCAGCCCACGTCGAAGCCATTCGAGCGCAGGCGTGA
- a CDS encoding nitronate monooxygenase, which yields MSTTGFEFGGNAVTKLCGVRYPIFLAGMAAISGPKLVAAVANAGGMGTVGGLRLPPLALRRWIRETKELTDKPFGVNLVPSFGGPDVFEAQFQVVLQEKPRMLSLFYAENYPHMISRAKDAGMVVMVQVGSVELARKAIAQGADIITAQGSESGGHLNRGTIGLLSLLPSLISVADGRPVLAAGGITNRDDVRTVMNMGAGGVLCGTAFVACDESNAHPLYKQKIVDATVDDTEYRTGYSFGWKYGTPHRVIPNRDKWNLLRHIGGGARVIDKPRMAQKLSLYAGQGVGKIDRVVSAAARVEELAMGLADEGERDAVERFEGFACAMRRVG from the coding sequence ATGAGCACAACAGGTTTTGAGTTTGGTGGAAACGCCGTCACGAAGCTTTGCGGCGTCAGATATCCGATCTTTCTCGCCGGCATGGCGGCGATCTCCGGTCCGAAGCTCGTTGCGGCCGTCGCCAATGCGGGCGGGATGGGAACCGTGGGCGGATTGCGCTTGCCGCCGCTTGCGTTGCGGCGATGGATTCGCGAAACGAAAGAACTGACTGACAAGCCGTTCGGCGTCAATCTCGTTCCTTCGTTTGGCGGCCCGGATGTATTCGAGGCGCAGTTTCAGGTCGTGTTGCAGGAAAAGCCCAGGATGCTGTCGCTGTTCTATGCGGAGAACTATCCGCATATGATCTCGCGCGCCAAAGACGCGGGAATGGTGGTCATGGTCCAGGTCGGTTCCGTGGAACTCGCGCGCAAGGCTATCGCGCAGGGCGCCGATATCATCACTGCGCAAGGCAGCGAGAGTGGCGGGCATCTGAACCGCGGTACGATTGGACTGCTTTCGCTACTGCCTTCGCTTATCTCTGTGGCGGACGGGCGTCCTGTGCTCGCGGCAGGCGGAATCACGAATCGCGACGATGTCCGCACGGTGATGAACATGGGCGCAGGCGGCGTGCTCTGCGGCACGGCGTTCGTTGCGTGTGACGAGTCGAACGCGCATCCGCTCTACAAACAAAAGATCGTGGATGCGACTGTCGATGACACCGAATACCGTACCGGCTATTCGTTCGGCTGGAAATACGGCACGCCGCACCGGGTCATTCCGAACCGCGACAAGTGGAACCTGCTGCGGCATATCGGCGGCGGCGCGCGCGTGATCGACAAACCGAGAATGGCGCAGAAGCTGTCGTTGTATGCGGGGCAGGGTGTTGGGAAGATCGACCGTGTGGTGTCGGCGGCGGCGCGCGTGGAGGAGCTTGCGATGGGGCTTGCTGATGAAGGCGAGCGGGATGCGGTTGAACGGTTCGAGGGGTTCGCTTGCGCTATGCGTAGGGTGGGGTGA